The proteins below come from a single Euleptes europaea isolate rEulEur1 chromosome 5, rEulEur1.hap1, whole genome shotgun sequence genomic window:
- the RNF7 gene encoding RING-box protein 2 isoform X1, which yields MADVEDGDEAGVSAPHAGSSGSKAGGADKMFSLKKWNAVAMWSWDVECDTCAICRVQVMDACLRCQAENKQEDCVVVWGECNHSFHNCCMSLWVKQNNRCPLCQQDWVVQRIGK from the exons atgGCCGACGTGGAGGACGGAGACGAGGCGGGCGTCTCCGCGCCTCACGCCGGCTCCTCCGGCTCCAAGGCGGGCGGCGCCGACAAGATGTTCTCGCTGAAGAAGTGGAACGCCGTGGCCATGTGGAGCTGGGACGTCGAGTGCGACACCTGCGCCATCTGCCGGGTGCAGGTCATGG ATGCCTGTCTTAGATGTCAAGCTGAAAACAAACAAGAGGATTGTGTTG tggTCTGGGGAGAGTGtaatcattccttccacaattgCTGCATGTCACTGTGGGTGAAACAGAACAATCGTTGCCCACTGTGCCAACAGGACTGGGTAGTTCAAAGGATAGGCAAATAA
- the RNF7 gene encoding RING-box protein 2 isoform X2, which translates to MADVEDGDEAGVSAPHAGSSGSKAGGADKMFSLKKWNAVAMWSWDVECDTCAICRVQMPVLDVKLKTNKRIVLWSGESVIIPSTIAACHCG; encoded by the exons atgGCCGACGTGGAGGACGGAGACGAGGCGGGCGTCTCCGCGCCTCACGCCGGCTCCTCCGGCTCCAAGGCGGGCGGCGCCGACAAGATGTTCTCGCTGAAGAAGTGGAACGCCGTGGCCATGTGGAGCTGGGACGTCGAGTGCGACACCTGCGCCATCTGCCGGGTGCAG ATGCCTGTCTTAGATGTCAAGCTGAAAACAAACAAGAGGATTGTGTTG tggTCTGGGGAGAGTGtaatcattccttccacaattgCTGCATGTCACTGTGGGTGA